A single region of the Solwaraspora sp. WMMD406 genome encodes:
- a CDS encoding Gfo/Idh/MocA family oxidoreductase, with translation MTRWGILATGGIAARFVEDLRLLPDAEVLAVGSRSAPSAQAFADRYGIPQAYGSWAELAADDKIDVIYVATPHSAHHAATLTCLRAGRAVLCEKPFTLDLATSTELVQTARDQDLFLMEAMWMRCNPTVRRVVELIGDGAIGEVTAVHADFGLAGPFAPESRLRNPALGGGALLDLGVYPISLAHLILGRPDEIRSWAKLTPEGVDENTGVLLGYDSGAVAALTCGLVGATRVAATVTGTTGRIELPDPFFCPNEFTIRRGDGEPEAVRVVEPAGNGYQYEAAEVHRCLAAGLRESPLVPHAVTLEVMELLDTIRNQIGVDYR, from the coding sequence ATGACACGTTGGGGAATTCTCGCCACCGGCGGCATCGCCGCCCGATTCGTCGAAGACCTACGACTGCTGCCCGACGCGGAGGTGCTGGCGGTCGGCTCCCGCTCGGCACCCAGCGCGCAGGCCTTCGCCGACCGCTACGGCATCCCGCAGGCGTACGGCAGCTGGGCCGAACTCGCCGCCGACGACAAGATCGATGTGATTTACGTCGCAACGCCGCATTCGGCGCACCACGCGGCGACCCTGACCTGTCTGCGGGCCGGGCGGGCGGTGCTGTGCGAGAAGCCGTTCACCCTGGACCTGGCGACCAGCACCGAGCTGGTGCAGACCGCCCGTGACCAGGATCTGTTCCTGATGGAAGCGATGTGGATGCGGTGCAATCCGACCGTACGGCGGGTGGTGGAGCTGATCGGCGACGGCGCGATCGGTGAGGTCACCGCGGTGCACGCCGACTTCGGCCTGGCCGGGCCGTTCGCCCCGGAGAGCCGGCTGCGAAATCCCGCGCTCGGCGGTGGCGCGCTGCTCGACCTCGGGGTCTATCCGATCAGCCTGGCGCATCTGATCCTCGGCCGGCCCGACGAGATCCGGTCCTGGGCGAAGTTGACGCCGGAGGGGGTGGACGAGAACACCGGCGTGCTGCTCGGCTACGACTCCGGCGCGGTCGCCGCGTTGACCTGCGGTCTGGTCGGCGCGACCCGGGTGGCGGCCACGGTCACCGGCACCACCGGCCGCATCGAGCTGCCGGATCCGTTCTTCTGCCCCAACGAGTTCACCATTCGGCGCGGCGACGGCGAGCCGGAGGCCGTCCGGGTGGTCGAGCCGGCCGGCAACGGCTACCAGTACGAGGCGGCCGAGGTGCACCGCTGCCTGGCCGCCGGGCTGCGGGAAAGCCCGCTGGTGCCGCACGCGGTGACCCTCGAGGTGATGGAGCTGCTGGACACGATCCGTAACCAGATCGGGGTCGACTACCGCTGA
- a CDS encoding helix-turn-helix domain-containing protein, translating to MNTEAMAADSGWQSPRLLRRARVHAALGDPARLAIVDLLCLGDAAPGELGRRLGLPSNLVAHHVKVLQSAGLLRRTRSEGDRRRSYLRLVPEALDQLAPTPLPAVRRVVFVCTHNSARSQLAAALWRRSGPTPAASAGTTPATRVHPRAVAVADRHGLELDPRQTAHVGDVVTADDLVIAVCDNAHEELTGPSAPDLHWSVPDPVRSDTDAAFDAAYADIAGRIDRLAPAVTPGGHHV from the coding sequence ATGAACACTGAGGCAATGGCGGCAGACAGCGGATGGCAGTCTCCACGACTGCTCCGCCGCGCACGGGTGCACGCCGCTCTCGGCGATCCCGCCCGCCTCGCCATCGTCGACCTGCTCTGCCTCGGCGACGCCGCCCCCGGCGAGCTGGGTCGACGACTGGGGCTGCCCAGCAACCTCGTCGCGCACCACGTCAAGGTGCTCCAGTCGGCCGGCCTGCTCCGCCGTACCCGGTCCGAAGGTGACCGCCGCCGCAGCTACCTGCGCCTCGTGCCGGAAGCCCTCGACCAGCTGGCGCCGACGCCGCTGCCGGCGGTACGGCGGGTCGTCTTCGTCTGCACGCACAACTCCGCTCGTTCCCAGCTCGCGGCGGCCCTGTGGCGCAGATCCGGCCCGACACCCGCCGCCTCCGCCGGCACCACCCCGGCGACCCGGGTCCACCCCCGGGCGGTGGCGGTCGCCGACCGTCACGGGCTCGAGCTGGATCCCCGGCAGACCGCCCACGTGGGCGACGTGGTCACCGCAGACGACCTGGTGATCGCCGTCTGCGACAACGCCCACGAGGAACTCACCGGCCCGAGCGCCCCGGATCTGCACTGGTCGGTGCCGGATCCGGTCCGGTCGGACACCGACGCGGCGTTCGACGCCGCGTACGCGGACATCGCCGGCCGCATCGACCGGCTCGCACCTGCCGTCACCCCCGGAGGCCACCATGTCTGA